Proteins from one Enterobacter bugandensis genomic window:
- the accA gene encoding acetyl-CoA carboxylase carboxyl transferase subunit alpha: protein MSLNFLDFEQPIAELEAKIDSLTAVSRQDEKLDINIDEEVHRLREKSVELTRKIFADLGAWQIAQLARHPQRPYTLDYVRLAFDEFDELAGDRAYADDKAIVGGIARLDGRPVMIIGHQKGRETKEKIRRNFGMPAPEGYRKALRLMEMAERFNMPIITFIDTPGAYPGVGAEERGQSEAIARNLREMSRLKVPVICTVIGEGGSGGALAIGVGDKVNMLQYSTYSVISPEGCASILWKSADKAPLAAEAMGIIAPRLKELKLIDTVIPEPLGGAHRKPEVMAASLKAQLLADLADLDVLSKEDLLNRRYQRLMTYGYA from the coding sequence ATGAGTCTGAATTTCCTTGATTTCGAACAGCCGATTGCTGAGCTGGAAGCGAAAATCGATTCTCTGACAGCGGTAAGCCGTCAGGATGAAAAACTGGATATTAACATCGACGAAGAAGTGCATCGTCTGCGCGAAAAAAGCGTAGAGCTGACGCGCAAAATCTTTGCCGATCTCGGCGCATGGCAGATCGCGCAGCTGGCGCGTCATCCACAGCGTCCGTACACCCTGGATTATGTCCGCCTGGCGTTTGACGAATTTGACGAACTGGCAGGCGACCGCGCATACGCTGACGATAAAGCTATCGTTGGCGGTATCGCGCGTCTGGATGGACGTCCGGTGATGATCATTGGTCACCAGAAAGGCCGTGAAACCAAAGAGAAGATCCGTCGTAACTTCGGTATGCCAGCACCAGAAGGCTACCGTAAGGCCCTGCGTCTGATGGAGATGGCTGAGCGTTTCAACATGCCCATCATCACCTTCATCGACACCCCGGGTGCATACCCAGGCGTAGGCGCGGAAGAGCGCGGCCAGTCTGAAGCCATCGCACGCAACCTGCGCGAGATGTCTCGCCTGAAGGTACCGGTCATCTGTACCGTTATCGGTGAGGGTGGTTCTGGCGGTGCGCTGGCGATTGGCGTGGGCGATAAAGTGAATATGCTGCAGTACAGCACCTATTCCGTTATCTCCCCGGAAGGCTGTGCGTCCATTCTGTGGAAAAGCGCCGACAAAGCGCCGCTGGCCGCTGAAGCGATGGGCATCATTGCGCCGCGTCTGAAAGAGCTGAAGCTGATCGACACCGTTATCCCGGAACCGCTGGGCGGCGCGCATCGTAAGCCGGAAGTGATGGCTGCTTCCCTGAAAGCACAGCTGCTGGCCGACCTGGCCGATCTGGACGTCCTGAGCAAAGAAGACCTGCTCAACCGTCGTTACCAGCGTTTGATGACCTACGGTTACGCGTAA
- the rnhB gene encoding ribonuclease HII, whose product MMEFTYPHTHLVAGVDEVGRGPLVGAVVTAAVILDPTRPIMGLNDSKKLSEKRRLALFDEIKEKALAWSVGRAEPNEIDDLNILHATMLAMQRAVAGLKVVPEYVLIDGNRCPALPMPSMAVVKGDSRVAEISAASIIAKVTRDAEMAALDLTYPAYGFAQHKGYPTAFHLEKLAEHGATEHHRRSFGPVKRALGLVS is encoded by the coding sequence ATGATGGAATTTACTTATCCCCACACGCACCTCGTTGCCGGAGTGGATGAAGTCGGGCGCGGCCCGTTGGTCGGTGCCGTGGTGACCGCGGCGGTGATCCTCGATCCAACGCGCCCGATTATGGGTCTGAACGACTCAAAAAAACTCAGTGAGAAGCGCCGCCTGGCGCTGTTCGATGAAATTAAAGAGAAGGCGCTGGCGTGGAGCGTAGGGCGCGCAGAGCCGAATGAAATCGACGATCTGAATATTCTGCACGCCACGATGCTGGCAATGCAGCGAGCCGTTGCTGGCCTGAAGGTTGTGCCTGAATATGTGCTGATCGACGGTAACCGTTGCCCGGCGCTGCCGATGCCTTCGATGGCCGTCGTTAAAGGCGACAGCCGCGTCGCAGAGATCAGTGCAGCTTCTATTATTGCCAAAGTGACGCGCGACGCCGAAATGGCCGCGCTGGACCTCACTTATCCCGCGTATGGTTTCGCCCAGCATAAGGGATATCCAACGGCTTTCCATCTGGAAAAGCTGGCTGAACATGGCGCAACTGAACATCATCGGCGCAGCTTTGGCCCGGTGAAGCGCGCGCTGGGACTGGTGTCCTGA
- the dnaE gene encoding DNA polymerase III subunit alpha, translating to MAEPRFVHLRVHSDYSMIDGLAKTGPLVKKAASLGMPALAITDFTNLCGLVKFYGTAHGAGMKPIVGADFHVQSDLIGDELTQISVLAMNNTGYQNLTLLISKAYQRGYGALGPWIDREWLAELNEGLLLISGGRMGDVGKSLLRGNSALVDQCVSFYEEYFPNRYYLELIRTGRQDEENYLHAAVALAEERGLPVVATNDVRFLESGDFDAHEIRVAIHDGFTLDDPKRPRNYSSQQYMRSEEEMCELFSDIPEALENSVEIAKRCNVTVRLGEYFLPQFPTGDMTTEDFLVMKSKEGLEERLEFLFPDEEERKKRRPEYDERLDIELQVINQMGFPGYFLIVMEFIQWSKDNGVPVGPGRGSGAGSLVAYALKITDLDPLEFDLLFERFLNPERVSMPDFDVDFCMEKRDQVIEHVADMYGRDAVSQIITFGTMAAKAVIRDVGRVLGHPYGFVDRISKLVPPDPGMTLAKAFEAEPQLPEIYEADEEVKALIDMARKLEGVTRNAGKHAGGVVIAPTKITDFAPLYCDEAGQHPVTQFDKNDVEYAGLVKFDFLGLRTLTIINWALEMINARREKNGEPPLDIAAIPLDDKKSFDMLQRSETTAVFQLESRGMKDLIKRLQPDCFEDMIALVALFRPGPLQSGMVDNFIDRKHGREEISYPDVQWQHESLKPVLEPTYGIILYQEQVMQIAQVLSGYTLGGADMLRRAMGKKKPEEMAKQRSIFEDGAKKNGVDGELAMKIFDLVEKFAGYGFNKSHSAAYALVSYQTLWLKAHYPAEFMAAVMTADMDNTEKVVGLVDECWRMGLKILPPDINSGLYHFHVNDDGEIVYGIGAIKGVGEGPIEAIIEARNNGGYFRELFDLCARTDTKKLNRRVLEKLIMSGAFDRLGPHRAALMNSLGDALKAADQHAKAEAIGQADMFGVLAEEPEQIEQSYSNCQPWPEQVVLDGERETLGLYLTGHPINQYLKEIERYVGGHRLKDMHPTERGKITTAAGLVIAARVMVTKRGNRIGICTLDDRSGRLEVMLFTDALDKYQQLLEKDRILIVSGQVSFDDFSGGLKMTAREVMDIDEAREKYARGLAISLTDRQIDDQLLNRLRQSLEPHRSGTIPVHLYYQRADARARLRFGATWRVSPSDRLLNDLRGLIGSEQVELEFD from the coding sequence ATGGCTGAACCACGTTTCGTACACCTGCGGGTGCATAGCGACTACTCCATGATCGATGGGCTGGCAAAGACCGGGCCGCTGGTAAAAAAGGCGGCCTCGCTTGGCATGCCTGCGCTGGCGATCACCGATTTTACCAACCTGTGCGGCCTGGTTAAGTTCTACGGGACGGCGCATGGCGCGGGGATGAAGCCTATTGTCGGTGCGGATTTCCATGTGCAGAGCGATCTCATCGGCGATGAACTGACGCAAATCTCCGTGTTGGCGATGAACAATACTGGTTACCAAAACCTCACTCTGCTTATCTCAAAAGCCTATCAGCGCGGTTATGGGGCGCTGGGTCCGTGGATTGACAGGGAATGGCTGGCTGAGCTGAACGAAGGGCTGCTGCTGATCTCCGGCGGCCGCATGGGCGATGTCGGTAAATCCCTGCTGCGCGGTAACAGCGCGCTGGTGGATCAGTGCGTCTCGTTCTATGAAGAGTACTTCCCGAATCGTTACTATCTGGAGCTGATTCGCACCGGCCGCCAGGATGAAGAGAACTATCTGCACGCTGCTGTCGCGCTGGCAGAAGAGCGCGGCTTGCCCGTGGTGGCAACGAATGACGTGCGTTTCCTGGAGTCCGGCGATTTTGATGCGCATGAAATTCGCGTCGCTATCCACGATGGCTTCACTCTCGACGATCCAAAGCGTCCGCGGAACTACTCATCGCAGCAGTATATGCGCAGCGAAGAGGAGATGTGCGAGCTCTTCTCCGACATTCCGGAAGCGCTGGAAAACAGCGTAGAGATTGCCAAGCGCTGTAACGTGACCGTGCGCCTCGGCGAATACTTCCTGCCGCAGTTCCCGACCGGGGACATGACCACGGAAGATTTCCTGGTCATGAAATCGAAAGAAGGTCTGGAAGAGCGTCTCGAATTCCTGTTCCCGGATGAAGAAGAGCGTAAAAAACGTCGTCCGGAGTATGACGAACGCCTGGATATTGAACTCCAGGTGATTAACCAGATGGGCTTCCCGGGCTACTTCCTGATTGTAATGGAGTTTATCCAGTGGTCGAAGGATAACGGCGTGCCGGTAGGTCCGGGTCGTGGCTCGGGTGCGGGCTCGCTGGTGGCGTATGCGCTGAAAATTACCGACCTCGATCCGCTGGAGTTTGACCTGCTGTTCGAACGTTTCCTTAACCCGGAACGTGTCTCCATGCCCGACTTCGACGTCGACTTCTGCATGGAAAAACGCGACCAGGTGATTGAGCACGTGGCCGATATGTACGGTCGTGACGCGGTTTCGCAGATCATTACCTTCGGTACCATGGCGGCGAAAGCGGTTATCCGCGACGTGGGCCGCGTGCTGGGGCATCCGTACGGTTTTGTCGATCGTATTTCAAAGCTGGTGCCGCCCGATCCGGGCATGACGCTGGCAAAAGCCTTTGAAGCCGAACCTCAGCTGCCGGAAATCTACGAAGCTGATGAAGAGGTAAAAGCGCTGATCGACATGGCGCGCAAGCTGGAAGGCGTGACGCGTAACGCCGGTAAGCATGCGGGGGGCGTGGTTATCGCCCCGACCAAAATCACCGACTTTGCGCCGCTCTACTGCGACGAAGCGGGCCAGCACCCGGTCACCCAGTTCGATAAAAACGACGTGGAATACGCCGGGCTGGTGAAGTTCGACTTCCTCGGCCTGCGCACGTTGACCATCATCAACTGGGCGCTGGAGATGATCAACGCCCGCCGCGAGAAGAACGGCGAGCCGCCGCTGGATATCGCGGCCATCCCGCTTGATGACAAGAAAAGTTTCGACATGCTGCAGCGCTCGGAGACGACAGCCGTCTTCCAGCTTGAATCCCGCGGCATGAAAGATCTGATTAAACGCCTGCAGCCCGACTGCTTCGAAGATATGATCGCGCTGGTGGCCCTGTTCCGTCCGGGCCCGCTGCAGTCAGGGATGGTGGATAACTTTATCGACCGTAAACACGGGCGCGAAGAGATTTCCTACCCGGACGTGCAGTGGCAGCATGAAAGCTTGAAGCCTGTGCTGGAGCCGACCTACGGCATCATCCTGTATCAGGAACAGGTCATGCAGATCGCCCAGGTACTTTCCGGCTATACCCTTGGCGGCGCGGACATGCTGCGTCGTGCGATGGGTAAGAAAAAGCCGGAAGAGATGGCCAAGCAGCGCTCCATCTTTGAAGATGGGGCGAAGAAAAACGGCGTCGATGGCGAACTGGCGATGAAAATCTTCGACCTGGTGGAGAAATTCGCCGGGTACGGATTTAACAAATCTCACTCCGCCGCCTATGCTTTGGTTTCGTATCAAACGCTGTGGCTCAAGGCCCACTATCCCGCTGAGTTTATGGCGGCGGTAATGACCGCCGATATGGACAACACCGAGAAGGTGGTTGGCCTGGTGGACGAGTGCTGGCGCATGGGGCTGAAGATCCTGCCGCCGGATATTAACTCGGGTCTGTACCATTTCCACGTTAACGATGACGGGGAGATCGTCTACGGGATCGGCGCGATCAAAGGCGTGGGTGAGGGGCCGATCGAGGCGATCATCGAAGCGCGTAATAACGGCGGCTACTTCCGTGAGCTGTTCGATCTGTGCGCCCGTACCGATACCAAAAAACTGAACCGCCGCGTGCTGGAAAAACTGATCATGTCCGGCGCGTTTGACAGGCTGGGGCCACACCGTGCCGCGCTGATGAACTCGCTCGGCGATGCGTTGAAGGCGGCCGATCAGCATGCAAAAGCGGAAGCCATTGGCCAGGCGGATATGTTCGGCGTGCTGGCGGAAGAGCCAGAGCAGATCGAGCAGTCCTATTCCAACTGCCAGCCGTGGCCAGAACAGGTGGTACTGGATGGAGAGCGGGAAACGTTAGGTCTGTACCTGACGGGGCACCCGATCAACCAGTATCTTAAAGAAATTGAGCGCTATGTCGGCGGCCACAGGCTTAAAGACATGCATCCGACAGAACGTGGTAAGATCACCACGGCTGCGGGGCTCGTGATTGCTGCAAGGGTAATGGTCACCAAGCGCGGCAATCGTATCGGCATCTGTACGTTAGATGACCGTTCCGGGCGTCTGGAGGTGATGCTGTTCACCGACGCGCTGGATAAATACCAGCAATTGCTGGAAAAAGACCGCATACTTATCGTCAGCGGACAGGTCAGCTTTGATGACTTCAGCGGGGGGCTTAAAATGACCGCCCGCGAAGTGATGGACATTGACGAAGCCCGGGAAAAATATGCTCGCGGGCTTGCTATCTCGCTGACGGACAGGCAAATTGATGACCAGCTTTTAAACCGACTCCGTCAGTCTCTGGAACCCCACCGCTCGGGGACCATTCCAGTACATCTCTACTATCAGAGGGCGGATGCACGTGCGCGGTTGCGCTTTGGTGCAACGTGGCGTGTCTCTCCGAGCGATCGTTTACTGAACGATCTCCGTGGCCTCATTGGTTCGGAGCAGGTGGAACTGGAGTTTGACTAA